The proteins below are encoded in one region of Ricinus communis isolate WT05 ecotype wild-type chromosome 6, ASM1957865v1, whole genome shotgun sequence:
- the LOC125370404 gene encoding alpha-galactosidase 3-like isoform X2, with product MTLLCGLEKLEIAGAQQMTLMIHGMTTIADLNDKWAAYAGPGGWNDPDMLEVGNGGMTYQECRTHFSIWALMKAPLLIGCDVRNMTAETYEILTNKEVIAVNQDPHGVQGRKVQTSRTDGCLQVWAGPLTGHRMAVVLCNRCSKSATITVRWDALGVESGTTVVVRDLWQHKDITGDSAASFGTRVDAHAAQCIFLLPGQCCVLKVSFLYGVILLMHIRFSVNASNPCEDEMSVLL from the exons ATGACCCTGCTTTGTGGGCTGGAGAAGTTGGAAATAGCTGGCGCACAACAGATGACATTAATGATTCATGG CATGACCACTATAGCCGATCTGAATGATAAATGGGCAGCATATGCAGGACCTGGTGGATGGAATG ATCCAGATATGTTGGAAGTTGGTAATGGAGGCATGACCTATCAGGAGTGTCGCACACATTTCAGCATCTGGGCTTTGATGAAG GCCCCGCTTTTGATTGGTTGTGATGTAAGAAACATGACAGCAGAAACTTATGAGATTCTAACAAATAAGGAAGTCATTGCTGTAAACCAAG ACCCGCATGGGGTTCAGGGAAGGAAAGTTCAAACTTCTAGAACAGATGGTTGCCTACAG GTCTGGGCAGGCCCTTTGACTGGACATCGCATGGCTGTTGTTCTCTGTAACCGATGTTCAAAATCTGCAACTATTACAGTTAGATGGGATGCACTTGGGGTCGAATCTGGCACCACTGTCGTGGTGCGAGACCTGTGGCAG CACAAAGACATTACAGGAGATTCAGCAGCATCATTTGGTACTCGAGTAGATGCACATGCTGCTCAATGTATATTTTTACTCCCAGGACAGTGTTGCGTGCTGAAAGTTAGTTTCTTGTATGGTGTGATTCTACTTATGCATATACGCTTCAGTGTTAATGCATCTAATCCCTGTGAAGATGAGATGAGTGTGTTATTATAG
- the LOC8260859 gene encoding tRNA (guanine(26)-N(2))-dimethyltransferase: MLALSPSLFLYRPPQYPNKVPIFKPQFNKFHCNSELQVERGIEFETGDSFYRHESAKGRDLGILAGALYKQSKGTLRVIDAMCGCGIRSCRYLIEAEADFVLANDANDEYRGVIVGNLKQVGRGFGDERKWVVTHFDANRVLTECYLQRDFFDLIDIDSFGSDSLFLRSAMSALKLDGLLYLTSTDGYSSGGHRPHCSLAAYGAYIRPMPCSNEVGLRMLIGGAVREASLLGYHVTPLFSYYSYHGPVFRVMLRVNRGKEHENRHYGFITYCNQCGNTRAFSWEELGHFSCSFCSNEDYRPLTVSGPLWTGPLHDATFITEMLNLAEQWGWVGNDVGADLDKLLKQMLDESDPRLPFGFIKLDEMASRAKINSPPIKTLMNTLLQEGYAASRSHIASNAIKTDCPMPVFIRLAKELQGAKKI, encoded by the exons ATGTTAGCTCTATCCCCTTCTTTATTTCTCTATAGACCACCCCAATACCCTAATAAAGTTCCAATCTTTAAACCTCAATTCAATAAATTTCACTGTAACTCTGAGCTTCAAGTAGAAAGGGGTATTGAATTTGAGACTGGAGATTCCTTTTATCGCCATGAAAGTGCTAAAGGTAGAGACTTGGGGATATTGGCAGGAGCTCTATATAAGCAATCGAAAGGCACATTAAGGGTTATTGATGCAATGTGTGGGTGTGGAATTAGATCTTGTAGGTACCTAATTGAAGCAGAAGCTGATTTTGTATTGGCAAATGATGCAAATGATGAGTATAGAGGTGTTATTGTTGGGAATTTGAAGCAAGTAGGAAGGGGTTTTGGTGATGAGAGAAAGTGGGTTGTTACACATTTCGACGCGAATAGAGTATTGACTGAGTGTTACTTGCAAAGGGACTTCTTTGACTTGATTGACATTGATTCATTTGGAAGTGATTCTTTGTTTTTAAGGAGTGCAATGAGTGCTTTAAAATTGGACGGATTGCTTTATCTTACTTCCACTGATGGGTACTCTTCTGGTGGTCATAGGCCTCATTG CTCTTTAGCTGCATATGGAGCATATATTCGCCCTATGCCTTGTTCCAATGAGGTTGGTTTGCGAATGCTTATAGGTGGGGCTGTGAGGGAAGCATCTTTGCTGGGTTATCATGTTACCCCACTTTTTTCATACTACTCATATCATGGACCAGTTTTTAGAGTTATGCTCCGAGTGAATCGAGGGAAGGAACATGAGAACAG GCATTATGGTTTCATCACCTACTGCAATCAATGTGGAAATACTCGAGCATTTTCATGGGAAGAGCTTGGTCATTTTAGTTGCAGTTTCTGCAGCAAtgaa GATTATAGGCCCCTTACTGTTTCTGGACCCCTGTGGACAGGACCTCTTCATGATGCTACCTTCATTACAGAAATGTTGAATTTGGCTGAGCAATGGGGATGGGTAGGAAATGATGTAGGAGCTGATCTGGATAAACTTTTGAAACAGATGTTAGATGAAAGCGACCCCAGATTACCATTTGGATTCATTAAACTGGATGAG ATGGCAAGCCGTGCAAAAATTAATTCACCTCCAATAAAGACCTTGATGAACACTCTCCTCCAG GAGGGTTATGCTGCTAGTCGGTCGCACATTGCCTCTAATGCAATCAAGACAGATTGTCCTATGCCAGTGTTCATTAGGCTAGCCAAGGAACTCCAGGGtgctaaaaaaatttga
- the LOC125370404 gene encoding alpha-galactosidase 3-like isoform X3, with product MGPGGWNDPDMLEVGNGGMTYQECRTHFSIWALMKAPLLIGCDVRNMTAETYEILTNKEVIAVNQDPHGVQGRKVQTSRTDGCLQVWAGPLTGHRMAVVLCNRCSKSATITVRWDALGVESGTTVVVRDLWQHKDITGDSAASFGTRVDAHAAQCIFLLPGQCCVLKVSFLYGVILLMHIRFSVNASNPCEDEMSVLL from the exons ATGG GACCTGGTGGATGGAATG ATCCAGATATGTTGGAAGTTGGTAATGGAGGCATGACCTATCAGGAGTGTCGCACACATTTCAGCATCTGGGCTTTGATGAAG GCCCCGCTTTTGATTGGTTGTGATGTAAGAAACATGACAGCAGAAACTTATGAGATTCTAACAAATAAGGAAGTCATTGCTGTAAACCAAG ACCCGCATGGGGTTCAGGGAAGGAAAGTTCAAACTTCTAGAACAGATGGTTGCCTACAG GTCTGGGCAGGCCCTTTGACTGGACATCGCATGGCTGTTGTTCTCTGTAACCGATGTTCAAAATCTGCAACTATTACAGTTAGATGGGATGCACTTGGGGTCGAATCTGGCACCACTGTCGTGGTGCGAGACCTGTGGCAG CACAAAGACATTACAGGAGATTCAGCAGCATCATTTGGTACTCGAGTAGATGCACATGCTGCTCAATGTATATTTTTACTCCCAGGACAGTGTTGCGTGCTGAAAGTTAGTTTCTTGTATGGTGTGATTCTACTTATGCATATACGCTTCAGTGTTAATGCATCTAATCCCTGTGAAGATGAGATGAGTGTGTTATTATAG
- the LOC8260858 gene encoding uncharacterized protein LOC8260858, whose amino-acid sequence MGDLQWCLSSCSSSTSSSHSLDLYPLSIDSELWLMAEKRTQEILWVLQPSSSSEQKRKEVIDYIQRLIKHHYATEVFPFGSVPLKTYLPDGDIDLTALSHQNMEEDLAREVCDILTYAEQNLESEVKDVRYIQAQVKVVKCSVKNISVDISFNQMAGLCALCFLEQVDQLIGKDHLLKHSIILIKAWCFYESRILGAHHGLLSTYALEILVLYIVNVFHSSLPGPLAVLYRFLEYYSTFDWDNYCVTINGPVAISSLPEIMTEAPYSNRNELLLTPEFLKRCKERFSVPIKAVENGGHEFSIKHLNILDPLKDSNNLGRSVSKGNFHRIKCALSYGAQRLGEILMLPGENMGAGLENFFINTLDRNGRGERPDAPVPVPTFGTGRSEASDLSGDYDNYYNGILQGQWYHSYSLPVSPQLTPPSSPSQIQQGCTWDTLSQLLRWKQNFLSQRGTNVFVPRVPYHHPYAAKVYATASSTDEMGKSRGTGTYIPHVSHHPCRDKMSCFRVKNPDSLTYSSINSRRKAEKVEGGPEAKSDNECCLNLSLDQNKAREENSENGSCPDLSLDQFPLLSYQASHRILQSPQAKECSNSIRSIPFGTFRHIPSPLALPSSVTGVQTESVPTTSEIIPAIRETGMLKQQKSLD is encoded by the exons ATGGGAGATCTTCAATGGTGTTTGTCTTCTTGCTCTTCTTCAACCTCTTCCTCCCATTCACTTGATCTATACCCATTGTCAATTGATTCGGAACTCTGGCTAATGGCTGAGAAGAGGACCCAGGAGATACTTTGGGTTCTTCAACCTTCTTCGTCTTCTGAGCAGAAGAGAAAGGAGGTTATTGATTATATTCAAAGGTTAATCAAGCATCATTATGCAACTGAG GTCTTTCCATTTGGTTCTGTACCACTGAAAACATATCTTCCTGATGGAGATATTGATCTAACTGCTCTCAGCCATCAAAACATGGAAGAGGATTTGGCTAGAGAAGTCTGCGATATCCTCACATATGCAGAGCAGAATCTTGAGTCTGAAGTAAAAGATGTACGATATATTCAAGCACAG GTCAAGGTTGTGAAATGTTCTGTGAAGAATATATCAGTTGATATCTCTTTCAATCAAATGGCAGGGCTCTGTGCTCTTTGCTTTCTGGAGCAG GTTGACCAACTTATTGGGAAAGATCATCTTCTCAAACACAGTATTATCTTGATCAAAGCCTGGTGCTTTTATGAGAGTCGAATTCTTGGTGCCCACCATGGCTTGCTCTCAACATATGCATTAGAAATATTGGTCTTATATATTGTAAATGTCTTCCATTCATCGCTACCTGGGCCTTTGGCG GTACTATATAGATTTTTGGAGTACTATAGCACTTTTGATTGGGATAACTATTGTGTCACCATTAACGGTCCTGTTGCAATATCTTCTCTTCCGGAAATTATGA CAGAGGCACCATATAGTAATCGGAATGAGTTATTGCTCACTCCAGAGTTTCTGAAGAGATGCAAAGAGAGATTTTCAGTTCCTATAAAAGCAGTTGAAAATGGAGGCCATGAATTTTCTATTAAGCATCTCAACATATTGGATCCTTTAAAAGACAGTAACAACTTGGGGCGTAGTGTCAGCAAAG GCAATTTCCACCGTATAAAATGCGCCCTTTCCTATGGGGCTCAAAGACTTGGAGAAATCCTTATGCTACCAGGAGAAAACATGGGTGCAGGACTggaaaatttttttataaatactttGGATCGGAATGGGAGGGGAGAAAGGCCAGATGCACCAGTTCCTGTACCCACTTTTGGCACTGGAAGATCTGAGGCATCTGATCTCAGTGGAGACTATGACAATTACTACAATGGTATACTACAGGGCCAGTGGTATCACAGTTATTCACTGCCTGTTTCTCCCCAGTTGACTCCCCCGTCATCTCCTTCCCAAATCCAGCAAGGATGTACTTGGGATACACTGTCTCAGTTGCTGCGGTGGAAGCAGAATTTTTTGTCTCAAAGGGGCACAAATGTATTTGTCCCAAGAGTGCCATACCATCACCCTTATGCTGCAAAGGTATATGCCACTGCTTCTAGTACTGATGAAATGGGGAAGTCACGAGGAACAGGCACATACATCCCTCATGTG AGCCATCATCCTTGCAGAGATAAGATGTCATGTTTCAGGGTGAAGAATCCAGATTCTCTGACTTACAGTTCAATAAATTCTCGTCGAAAGGCTGAGAAAGTTGAAGGTGGCCCAGAGGCAAAGAGTGATAATGAATGCTGCCTTAATCTATCACTTGATCAAAACAAagcaagagaagaaaatagtGAGAATGGCAGCTGTCCGGATCTTTCACTGGATCAATTCCCACTTCTTTCCTATCAGGCCAGTCATCGCATCTTGCAGTCCCCGCAGGCCAAGGAATGCTCTAACTCGATAAGGAGCATTCCATTTGGAACTTTCAGGCATATACCATCTCCACTGGCACTGCCTTCATCAGTGACAGGAGTGCAAACAGAATCTGTTCCAACCACTTCGGAGATCATACCTGCTATCCGGGAAACGGGAATGCTGAAGCAACAAAAATCATTAGACTAA
- the LOC125370404 gene encoding alpha-galactosidase 3-like isoform X1 — protein MVGNYYIKLMLSIVLSGVLMTLLCGLEKLEIAGAQQMTLMIHGMTTIADLNDKWAAYAGPGGWNDPDMLEVGNGGMTYQECRTHFSIWALMKAPLLIGCDVRNMTAETYEILTNKEVIAVNQDPHGVQGRKVQTSRTDGCLQVWAGPLTGHRMAVVLCNRCSKSATITVRWDALGVESGTTVVVRDLWQHKDITGDSAASFGTRVDAHAAQCIFLLPGQCCVLKVSFLYGVILLMHIRFSVNASNPCEDEMSVLL, from the exons ATGGTTGGGAATTATTATATCAAGTTAATGCTTAGTATTGTGTTATCAG GGGTGTTGATGACCCTGCTTTGTGGGCTGGAGAAGTTGGAAATAGCTGGCGCACAACAGATGACATTAATGATTCATGG CATGACCACTATAGCCGATCTGAATGATAAATGGGCAGCATATGCAGGACCTGGTGGATGGAATG ATCCAGATATGTTGGAAGTTGGTAATGGAGGCATGACCTATCAGGAGTGTCGCACACATTTCAGCATCTGGGCTTTGATGAAG GCCCCGCTTTTGATTGGTTGTGATGTAAGAAACATGACAGCAGAAACTTATGAGATTCTAACAAATAAGGAAGTCATTGCTGTAAACCAAG ACCCGCATGGGGTTCAGGGAAGGAAAGTTCAAACTTCTAGAACAGATGGTTGCCTACAG GTCTGGGCAGGCCCTTTGACTGGACATCGCATGGCTGTTGTTCTCTGTAACCGATGTTCAAAATCTGCAACTATTACAGTTAGATGGGATGCACTTGGGGTCGAATCTGGCACCACTGTCGTGGTGCGAGACCTGTGGCAG CACAAAGACATTACAGGAGATTCAGCAGCATCATTTGGTACTCGAGTAGATGCACATGCTGCTCAATGTATATTTTTACTCCCAGGACAGTGTTGCGTGCTGAAAGTTAGTTTCTTGTATGGTGTGATTCTACTTATGCATATACGCTTCAGTGTTAATGCATCTAATCCCTGTGAAGATGAGATGAGTGTGTTATTATAG